In the genome of Arcobacter sp. F155, one region contains:
- a CDS encoding PepSY-associated TM helix domain-containing protein, with product MEESKSKLFKQRLFRIHVAAGVTFSILMYIAIFFGVFAILLPYIKTWEKPSRHIEKVDITKIDYNYMIDEALKTPNYPKNNLLINLPGNMGDPAVVITHRFAKPLAFNPITKEKLNNETKKQTHLAEFLNELHYGQPLKIIGRISFGLVAVGTMVLIITGLILITIMKFKNQGKTQQAVFSKIHIKVFTWAFIPFFLITLSGAIMNVGLISAAPMSKVLTKGEANSIDAVVGTVLFPQSKPIKKVEEKESMLPIKQLLLQAKEINPQLDLKQVRLINWHDKTAQVEIIGYNPYKPFLNGGIFNKPSITLSAVTGKLIKEKKVMDKVWSVFVAEGIFFLHFLFGIDIFSRLAIAIIMSLCAIAIGFGVMLYLEKKAKKYDGKIPFYHWLGKLCLASMIGIIPATASLFVFQWAMPFDLEDRVLWQKGIFYNTWLLTLFWSFYRINSYKASKEFLFVGGSLFILSTFIHSINSNFTPIDLYTKEMGNILGVNIGLFLFGALLIYIANKLPKERIEAKQFWKIKAKS from the coding sequence ATGGAAGAATCAAAATCAAAACTATTTAAACAGCGACTATTTAGAATTCACGTAGCTGCAGGAGTAACTTTTTCTATACTTATGTATATTGCAATCTTTTTCGGAGTTTTTGCAATTTTACTACCATATATTAAAACTTGGGAAAAACCTTCACGTCATATTGAAAAAGTAGATATTACAAAAATTGATTATAACTATATGATTGATGAAGCTTTAAAAACCCCTAACTATCCTAAAAACAACCTGTTAATCAATCTACCTGGAAATATGGGAGACCCCGCTGTTGTTATCACACATAGGTTTGCAAAACCTCTTGCTTTTAATCCTATAACAAAAGAAAAACTAAATAATGAAACAAAAAAACAAACTCACTTAGCTGAGTTTTTAAATGAACTTCATTATGGACAACCCTTAAAAATAATAGGAAGAATCTCATTTGGTTTAGTAGCAGTTGGAACTATGGTTTTAATTATAACTGGTCTTATACTTATTACTATAATGAAATTTAAAAACCAAGGTAAAACTCAACAAGCAGTCTTTTCAAAAATTCATATAAAAGTTTTTACATGGGCTTTCATTCCTTTTTTCCTTATAACCCTTAGTGGTGCTATTATGAATGTGGGATTAATTAGTGCAGCTCCTATGTCAAAGGTTTTAACAAAAGGAGAAGCAAACTCAATAGATGCAGTTGTCGGAACTGTTCTATTTCCTCAAAGTAAACCCATCAAAAAAGTGGAAGAAAAAGAAAGTATGCTTCCTATAAAGCAGTTATTACTACAAGCCAAAGAGATTAATCCTCAATTAGATTTAAAACAAGTTAGACTAATCAACTGGCATGATAAAACAGCACAAGTTGAGATTATTGGATACAACCCCTATAAACCTTTTTTAAATGGTGGAATATTTAATAAACCTAGTATCACACTTAGTGCCGTAACTGGTAAACTAATAAAAGAAAAAAAAGTTATGGATAAAGTTTGGTCTGTTTTTGTAGCAGAAGGAATCTTCTTTTTACATTTTCTATTTGGAATTGATATTTTTTCAAGACTTGCTATTGCAATTATAATGTCACTTTGTGCTATTGCAATTGGTTTTGGTGTTATGCTTTATTTAGAAAAAAAGGCTAAAAAATATGATGGAAAAATCCCTTTTTATCATTGGCTTGGAAAATTGTGTTTAGCTAGTATGATAGGAATAATTCCAGCAACTGCTTCTTTATTTGTATTTCAGTGGGCTATGCCTTTTGATTTAGAAGATAGAGTTTTATGGCAAAAAGGAATCTTTTATAATACTTGGCTCTTAACTCTGTTTTGGTCATTTTATAGAATAAACTCATATAAAGCTTCAAAAGAGTTTCTATTTGTAGGTGGTAGCTTATTTATACTTTCTACTTTTATTCATAGTATAAACTCTAATTTTACTCCTATTGATTTATATACTAAAGAAATGGGAAATATTTTAGGGGTAAATATTGGGCTATTTTTATTTGGAGCTTTATTAATATATATAGCAAACAAGCTTCCTAAAGAAAGAATAGAAGCAAAACAATTTTGGAAAATAAAGGCAAAATCATGA